The genomic segment CTACGGCATGTGCGGCCGGGCGTACAGCCCGCGCTTCCTGTGGATGTGGCCCAACGCACGCATCAGCGTGATGGGCGGCGAACAGGCTGCGGCGGTGCTGGCCAGCGTCAAGCGCGACGGCATCGAGGCCCAGGGCGGCCAGTGGAGCATGCAGGAGGAAGAAGCCTTCAAAGCCCCGATCCGGCGCCAATATGAGCACCAGGGCCATCCCTACTACGCCACGGCGCGTCTGTGGGACGACGGCCTGATCGACCCCGCCGACACACGCCGCGTGCTGGCACTGGGCCTGGCGGCCACGCGCAATGCTCCCATTGCAGACACGAAGTTCGGACTGCTGCGCATGTAGGCGCCAGCGTGCGCCGCGATGGCACTGCAGCCCGCTGGAGCGGGCCGGCAGACATCGAGGCGCAGTGCCGCAGCGCCAGCGTCCTGAAAAACCCGGCGCGTCGTCTTCGACATCGAGGGCAACGACTACCGCCCTACCGCCCGATCGTGGCCATTGCCTGTCGGTGGCCGCCATCGGCGGCATCACGGGCCGTGTGACGCACCGGGCCATGGCGGCTGGTGAAGGCATCTGCGCCATCTCGCGGCGCTACACTAGCCGGGTGCGCGACTCGGCGATAGGCGCTGCCCCCGCATATGAGCAAGGGCGCAGCCGCTGACGTGGAACCAGCAAGGGCTTTGCCGCTTGTGCAACGAACCACCGGGGAGCGTGCCGCAAGGGGATGGTTTCCTTTTGCGTTCCGCCGTTCGCCGGGGCAGCCCTGTTGCAAGGGACACCAGTTCATAAGCCTGTCATGTACCACCGCCATCTTCTCGTCGAGCAAACCGACCCTGAGCTCTTTGCCGCCATCGAGGCTGAAAACGCCCGGCAAGAGCAACACATCGAACTGATCGCCAGCGAAAACTACGCCTCGCCGGCGGTCATGTGGGCCCAGGGCACACAGTTGACCAACAAGTACGCCGAGGGCTATCCCGGCAAGCGCTACTACGGTGGTTGCGAGCATGTGGATGTGGCCGAGCAACTGGCCATCGACCGCGTCAAGAAACTCTTTGGCGCCGAGGCCGCCAATGTCCAGCCCCATTGCGGCGCCTCAGCCAACGAGGCCGTGTTCCTGGCCTTCCTCAAGCCCGGCGACACCATCATGGGCATGAGCCTGGCCGAGGGCGGCCATCTGACGCATGGCATGTCGCTGAACATGTCCGGCAAGTGGTTCAATGCGGTCTCCTACGGCCTCGACGCCGATGAGGTGATCGACTACGAGGCGATGGAGAAAAAGGCCCATGCGACCCGGCCCCGCCTGATCATTGCCGGCGCGTCGGCATACAGCCTGCATATCGACTTTGCCCGCTTTGCCCAGGTGGCCAAGGACGTGGGCGCGATCTTCATGGTCGACATGGCCCATTACGCCGGCCTGATTGCCGCCGGCCTGTACCCCAATCCGGTGCCCCACGCCGATGTGGTCACCAGCACCACCCACAAGAGCCTGCGCGGCCCCCGTGGCGGCATCATCCTGATGCGGGCCGCGCATGAAAAAGCCATCCACAGCGCCATCTTCCCGGGCCTGCAAGGCGGCCCGCTGATGCATGTGATCGCGGCCAAGGCGGTGGCTTTCCAGGAAGCGCTGCAGCCCGGGTTCAGGCTGTACCAGGAGCAGGTGCTCAAAAATGCCAAGGTGCTGGCCCAGACGCTGGCCGCGCGCGGCCTGCGCATCGTCAGCGGCGGCACGCAAAGCCACATGATGCTGGTGGACCTGCGCGCCAAGGGCATCACCGGCAAGGAGGCCGAAGCCGTGCTGGGCGCCGCCCACATGACCATCAACAAGAACGCGATCCCCAACGACCCGGAAAAGCCGATGGTGACCAGCGGCGTGCGCATTGGCACCCCCGCAATGACCACGCGCGGCTTCAAGGAAGAACAGGCACGCAGCACGGCCGAGTTGATCGCCGACCTGCTGGACAAGCCGCGCGACGCGGCCAACATCGCTGCGGTGCGCGCCAAGGTCGACGCGCTGACGGCCCGCTTTCCGGTCTACGGCTGATGGCGCTCTGCGTCCGGCCGCCCGATGAAGCCGCCATGAAGCCGCCATGAAATGCCCCTTTTGCAGCCACCTCGAAACCCAGGTCATCGAAACCCGGGTCTTCGAGGATGCCGCATCCATCCGCCGCCGGCGCCAATGCGCCGCCTGCAGCAAGCGCTTTACCACTTACGAGCGCTCGGACGTGAGCTTTCCGGCCGTCGTGAAAAAAGACGGCCGCCGCGTCGAATACGGGCACGACAAGTTGCTCGCCTCGTTCAAACTGGCGCTGCGCAAGCGCCCGGTCAGCACCGGACGGATCGACAGCGCCATCGAGCGCATCGAGGAAAAGCTGCTCAACCTCGGGCTGCGCGAAGTGCCCTCCAGCCGCATTGGCGAGTTGGTGATGCGCGAGCTCAAGAAGCTCGACAAGGTAGCCTACATCCGCTTTGCCAGCGTGTACCGCAGTTTCGAGGGCATCGACGACTTTCGCGCCCTGGTCGATGAGGTGCGCAAATGATGCGGCGGCGGCTTTCAGTGCGGCGCGTCCGGGCCGTCGGCGCCGCCTGAGCCTTTGACGGCGGCGGTGGCGGCGTGCAATGCGGCCTTGTCCCCCGCAGCGGCAAACTTGCTGTACTTGGCCAAAATCGCCACCAGTTGGCCATAGATGCGCGGATTGCCTGCCAGGCATTCGCGGTGTTCCAGAAAATCCGCCTCGCCGGTGAAATTGCCCACCAAGCCACCGGCCTCGGCCACCAGCAGTGAGCCGGCGGCCATGTCCCAGATCGCCAGGCCGGACTCAAAAAAACCATCGGCAAAGCCGGCAGCCACATAAGCCAGGTCCAGCGCTGCGGCGCCAGGGCGGCGCAGCGCTGCCGTGCGCTGCATCACGTCGCCCAACATGGCCAGGTAGCTCTTGAGGTCATCGCCCGGGCGAAATGGAAAGCCGGTGGAGACCAGGCAGTCCTTGAGCTCGGTGCGCTTGCTCACGCGGATGCGGCGCTCGTTCAGGTAGGCGCCGCGGCCCCGGGTGGCGGTGAACAGGTCATTGCGCGCAGGGTCATACACCACCGCCTGCTCGACCCGGCCCTTGACGGCCAGCGCGATGCTCACGCAGTACACCGGAAAACCGTGGATGAAGTTGGTGGTGCCATCCAGCGGGTCGATGATCCAGACGAATGGCGCATCCTTGGCGCCATGTTTGCGGCCCGACTCCTCGGCCAGGATGCCATGGTCGGGGTAGGCCGTGAGCAGCGTCTCGATGATGGCCTGCTCGCTGGCGTGGTCGACCTCGGTAACAAAATCATTGATCTGCTTTTGCGCGATCCGCACCGACTCCACATCCAGGGCCGCGCGGTTGATGATGGCGCCGGCGGCGCGTGCGGCCTTGATGGCCACGTTCAGCATGGGGTGCAGGTTGGACGACATAAACGATGATGGTGGGCAGGGCATCCTGCAAAGCAAAAGCGCCGGCGGAGGGGTTTTCCCGGCAATGCAGGCGGCGACAATCAGCGCGATCTTACCTGCCCGCCCATGAAGACCCGCTTCGTCCTGATCAACACCAGCCACGCCGGCAATGTGGGCGCAGTCGCCCGCGCGATGAAAACCATGGGTTTTGACGATCTGGTGCTGGTGGCCCCACGCTGGCCCAACGTGCTGCGGCACGAAGAAACCATACAGCGCGCCAGCGGCGCCCTGGACCTGCTCCGGCAGGCCCGCATCGTTGCCGGATTGGACCAGGCCCTCGATGGCATCAGCCACCTGTGCGCCACCGCGATGACGGCGCGCGACTTCGGACCGCCAACGACAACGCCGCGCGCGCATTTCGAGACGCTGCTGAAAAAAGAGCGCCCAGTGCATGATTCATCTGCGCCAGCGGCCACCCGGCCGACGGGTGTGGCGTTCCTCTTCGGCTCCGAACGCTTTGGCATGAGCAACGCCGATGTCTACCGCTGCCATGTGACGCTATCGATTCCCACCCAACCCGGGTTCGGCTCGCTGAACCTGGGCGCAGCCGTCCAGGTCATTGCCTACGAATGGCGCATGGCCCTGGACGGCTGCGGCTTGGCCGTGCCGGACGGCACCCCGGCGCGCCACCTGGCCGATGCCGTGCAGGTGGCGGGCATGCTGGAGCATTGGGAGCAGGCACTCACGCAGATCGGCTTTCTGGATCCCGCCGCGCCCAAAAAGCTCATGCCGCGCCTGCAGCAATTGTTCAACCGCGCACAACTGGCTCCCGAGGAAATCCACATCCTGCGCGGTATCGCCAAGGCCATCATCGCGACGGCGCAGGCCAACCGCCAACGCCCATCCCCGTCAAGCGACGAAACATGAGTGCGCCCCGTCTCGCGACGAGCACGGCGACAGCGTGTCCGCGCCGAACACGTGATCCGCTTTCTCTACCCTCTCACGATTTCCGATGCGCCGTTCGACCGCGCGCTGGGCATCGCCGATACGGTGTTGCAAGCATGGGCGCCGCATCGATCATCCCCCTCGCCCGCCCCGACCTGCTGCACAATGCCTGCCTGCCCGGCGGCGCATGGACGGCAGCGTGCTGACCGTGCATGACCCGGCCACGGGCGAACTGGTGGGCGAAGGATCGCGCCATGGGCCGGAAATTCATCTCGAACCCAGGTACCTCTGCCAGCACGATTGCCATCGAGGAGCAGCACCCATGACACGCGCTCGAGCCACTTTCACGGTCCAAATCGATAACGATCGCGTAAAGGTGACGCAGTGGCGCTTTGCGCCCGGTGCCGAAACCGGCTGGCACCGCCACGCAATGGACTATGTGGTGGTGCCGATGACCACCGGCACGCTGCTGCTGGAAACGCCGCAGGGAGAATTTGAAAGCCCGCTGCAAGCGGGCGTTTCCTACATGCGGCCCACCGGCGTGGAACACAATGTGGTCAACGCCAATGCGCATGAATTCGTGTTCGTTGAGATCGAACTGAAGTAGCGCCTCCCGCGCCTAGTGTCGCGTCACCGATCAGATGTCGTAGGCTGCGCGCAGCCATCGGAGCGCAGCGCAAGGCGCAGCGCGCAGCTAATACCGAGCGTATTGGCAAGCGATGCAACGCCGCGATGCGCTTCGATGGCCAGCGCAGACCGACAGATGATCGGTGACGCGACACTAGGCGGCGCGTTCAGCCCCCGCCCCTCCCGTAGGGTTCCAGTGCTGGCCCGGCACGGCCGCGATCAGGCGCCGGGTATAAAGATGTTGTGGCCTGTCAAAGATTTCGCGCGGGCTGCCCCGCTCCACCACCTGGCCCTGGTGCATCACCAGCACAGAGTCGCAGATCTGCGCGGCCACGCGCAGATCGTGCGTAATGAAGACCAACGCGATACGCAGCCGCTGCTGCAGATCATGCAGCAGCGCCAGCACCTGTGCCTGCACCGAGACATCGAGCGCCGACACCGACTCATCGGCCACCAGCACCTGCGGGTCGAGCGCCAATGCCCGCGCAATGCCCACGCGCTGGCGTTGCCCGCCGGAAAACTCGTTCGGATAGCGCTCGAAAGACGAAGCATCCAGGCCCACCAGGGCCAGCAACTCGCGCGCTCGCGCTTGGGCCTCAGGCCGGGTCTTGCCGTTGGCCAGCGGACCGTCGCTGACGATGCGGCCCACCGTGTGTCGGGGGTTCAGCGATGCGAACGGATCCTGAAAAATCATCTGCATGTCCTTGCGCATTGGCCGGAACTGGCGCGGGGTGAGTGCCGCGATGTCGCGCCCGTTGAAGAGTATCTCGCCGCCATCGATGTCGATGAGTTTCAGCAGGCATTTGCCGATGGTCGATTTGCCTGACCCCGATTCGCCGACGATGCCCAGCGTCTCGCCACGGCGCACCGAAAAGCTCACACCGTCCACGGCCTTGACCGCGCGTTTCTTGCGGAACCAGCCGCCGTCGGCGTCATAGGTCTTGCACAGATTGCGCACCTCCAGCACCGGTGCGCTGGCGGCGACCGCCGAGCGCGCATCGGTGCGCCGCCTGGGCACTGCGGCTATCAACCGCTGCGTATAGGGGTAGCGCGGCGCGTTCAGTACTTGCTGCGCGCTGCCCACTTCGATCAGCACGCCCTTTTCCATCACGGCCACGCGGTCGGCAATTTCCGCGACGACGCCAAAGTCGTGCGTGATGAACATGACGCCCATGCCTGCCTTGCCGTCGGCGCCGCTACGCTGGATGGACCGGATCAGCGCCAGAATCTGGGCCTGCGTGGTCACGTCCAGCGCGGTGGTGGGCTCGTCGGCAATCAGCACCGATGGCTCCAATGCCAACGCCATGGCGATCATCACGCGCTGGCGCTGTCCACCCGAGAGCCGGAATGGATAGGCGTGGCGGATGAGCGCCGGGTCGGGTAAGCCGACATAGGCGATGAGCTCCAGCACGCGGCGCTCCACCTGCGCCGGATCGGTGATGCCGTGCACATGGAGCACTTCGGCGATCTGGTCGCCCACGCGCATGAGTGGATTCAATGCGGACAGCGGTTCCTGGAAGATCATGCCGATGGCGCTGCCGCGCAGCTTGCGCAGTTCGGACTCGGCCATGCACAGCAGGTCCCGGCCCTGGAACAAGATGCGTCCGGCGCTGGGTTGCATGTAGGAAGGCAAGAGGCCCATCACCGCATTGGCACTCATGGATTTTCCGGAGCCAGATTCCCCGACCACGCAAAGGATCTCGCCCGCTTGCAGTGTGAGATGGATGTCGTGCACGGCGAAGGGACGGTCGCCGCCTCCGGGAATCGGGATCGACAGGCCGTCGATTTGGAGCAAGGGCATCACCGCGCTGCGGCCCATGCTGGTGCTCATGCCGCACCCCGGTCGCGCAGATGCGGGTTCAACGCATCGTTGAGGCCTTCGCCGATCAGATTGACGGCCAATACCGTCAGCAGGATCGCCACCCCCGGCAGGAAGCTCATCCACCAGGCTTCGCGCACCATGGTGCGCGCCGCACCGATCATGAACCCCCAGCTCATGAGGTTGCGATCCCCCAGGCCCAGGAACGACAGCGCGGACTCGGTCAGGATGGCGGTGGCAATCATCAGCGAAGCCGTCACGATGATGGGCGACATCGTGTTCGGCAGTATCTGCGTGAAGATGATGCGCGACGCGCTCTGGCCGATGACCTCGGCCGCCTGCACGAACTCGCGCGAGCGCAGCGACAGGAACTCGCCGCGCACCAGGCGCGCCACCGGCGGCCAGGAAACCACGGCGATGGCCGTGATGATGGACGTGATG from the Verminephrobacter eiseniae EF01-2 genome contains:
- the glyA gene encoding serine hydroxymethyltransferase; amino-acid sequence: MYHRHLLVEQTDPELFAAIEAENARQEQHIELIASENYASPAVMWAQGTQLTNKYAEGYPGKRYYGGCEHVDVAEQLAIDRVKKLFGAEAANVQPHCGASANEAVFLAFLKPGDTIMGMSLAEGGHLTHGMSLNMSGKWFNAVSYGLDADEVIDYEAMEKKAHATRPRLIIAGASAYSLHIDFARFAQVAKDVGAIFMVDMAHYAGLIAAGLYPNPVPHADVVTSTTHKSLRGPRGGIILMRAAHEKAIHSAIFPGLQGGPLMHVIAAKAVAFQEALQPGFRLYQEQVLKNAKVLAQTLAARGLRIVSGGTQSHMMLVDLRAKGITGKEAEAVLGAAHMTINKNAIPNDPEKPMVTSGVRIGTPAMTTRGFKEEQARSTAELIADLLDKPRDAANIAAVRAKVDALTARFPVYG
- the nrdR gene encoding transcriptional regulator NrdR, encoding MKCPFCSHLETQVIETRVFEDAASIRRRRQCAACSKRFTTYERSDVSFPAVVKKDGRRVEYGHDKLLASFKLALRKRPVSTGRIDSAIERIEEKLLNLGLREVPSSRIGELVMRELKKLDKVAYIRFASVYRSFEGIDDFRALVDEVRK
- a CDS encoding inositol monophosphatase family protein, coding for MSSNLHPMLNVAIKAARAAGAIINRAALDVESVRIAQKQINDFVTEVDHASEQAIIETLLTAYPDHGILAEESGRKHGAKDAPFVWIIDPLDGTTNFIHGFPVYCVSIALAVKGRVEQAVVYDPARNDLFTATRGRGAYLNERRIRVSKRTELKDCLVSTGFPFRPGDDLKSYLAMLGDVMQRTAALRRPGAAALDLAYVAAGFADGFFESGLAIWDMAAGSLLVAEAGGLVGNFTGEADFLEHRECLAGNPRIYGQLVAILAKYSKFAAAGDKAALHAATAAVKGSGGADGPDAPH
- a CDS encoding RNA methyltransferase encodes the protein MKTRFVLINTSHAGNVGAVARAMKTMGFDDLVLVAPRWPNVLRHEETIQRASGALDLLRQARIVAGLDQALDGISHLCATAMTARDFGPPTTTPRAHFETLLKKERPVHDSSAPAATRPTGVAFLFGSERFGMSNADVYRCHVTLSIPTQPGFGSLNLGAAVQVIAYEWRMALDGCGLAVPDGTPARHLADAVQVAGMLEHWEQALTQIGFLDPAAPKKLMPRLQQLFNRAQLAPEEIHILRGIAKAIIATAQANRQRPSPSSDET
- a CDS encoding cupin domain-containing protein, whose translation is MTRARATFTVQIDNDRVKVTQWRFAPGAETGWHRHAMDYVVVPMTTGTLLLETPQGEFESPLQAGVSYMRPTGVEHNVVNANAHEFVFVEIELK
- a CDS encoding ABC transporter ATP-binding protein, whose translation is MSTSMGRSAVMPLLQIDGLSIPIPGGGDRPFAVHDIHLTLQAGEILCVVGESGSGKSMSANAVMGLLPSYMQPSAGRILFQGRDLLCMAESELRKLRGSAIGMIFQEPLSALNPLMRVGDQIAEVLHVHGITDPAQVERRVLELIAYVGLPDPALIRHAYPFRLSGGQRQRVMIAMALALEPSVLIADEPTTALDVTTQAQILALIRSIQRSGADGKAGMGVMFITHDFGVVAEIADRVAVMEKGVLIEVGSAQQVLNAPRYPYTQRLIAAVPRRRTDARSAVAASAPVLEVRNLCKTYDADGGWFRKKRAVKAVDGVSFSVRRGETLGIVGESGSGKSTIGKCLLKLIDIDGGEILFNGRDIAALTPRQFRPMRKDMQMIFQDPFASLNPRHTVGRIVSDGPLANGKTRPEAQARARELLALVGLDASSFERYPNEFSGGQRQRVGIARALALDPQVLVADESVSALDVSVQAQVLALLHDLQQRLRIALVFITHDLRVAAQICDSVLVMHQGQVVERGSPREIFDRPQHLYTRRLIAAVPGQHWNPTGGAGAERAA
- a CDS encoding ABC transporter permease, translating into MGPFMKRYARNKGAVAGLAIVGLVILVALLAGFAFPQSPWNSVAEPLLDPLSDMAHLLGTDMLGRDIAAGLAHGARVSLLVGVVSTAVATLIGITIGALAGYHGGRLDDVLMRLTEFFQTIPTLAMAVVLVAIFQPTITSIITAIAVVSWPPVARLVRGEFLSLRSREFVQAAEVIGQSASRIIFTQILPNTMSPIIVTASLMIATAILTESALSFLGLGDRNLMSWGFMIGAARTMVREAWWMSFLPGVAILLTVLAVNLIGEGLNDALNPHLRDRGAA